actttgttaaaaagtaattttttggttgacgattcattattttggttgaaaatttgtcttttgtttgtagagaattattctttGTGATAGGTAATtcatatgttttggttgaaaattcaattatttcctttaaaaaattcgctttttgtacaaaattcatatgTAACAGttcacaaattattaaaaaaattataaatatgtgaTCCCTTAAATATTTATACCTTAAACTccaagatttttcttttaaaaaaattaacccattttatcttttctttaagtttgtaataaaaatgtcaataacaTTGTGTTCAATAAGAAATgcacaataatatttttgtgaatcttttttagaaaaatgaaaattgaaggaaaatgTGCGTTGGTGACTGGAGGGGCAAATGGAATAGGGTTAAATATCGTTCGCAATTTATTGATACGTGGTGCCAAGGTAAGCAATacgattattaaatttattgttttctcGGATTTTGTTTTCATTCATACAACTCTCAGTAGTAGggcaattatttacaaaaataaaaataaataaaaaatatattaaacacaCTTTACGTGGAGTGCGATGCGAGAGTTTTTTAACTCGCGGTTAGATGAGGCTAAGCATTTCGATTTTGTAACCGCATCGGCGCGGCTCGATTCCTgctgctgaaatttttttcattgattcaattgaacatttatatGAATTTGTATATGAATTTATATGAATATGAAATTTCCACAATGAAAAggagacatttttctaaaaattgtttccGTTTGCATTAGTGCGTTGTAATTTTGGACCTGGATAAAGAGGGAGGAAccgaagctaaaaaaaatttagaaaaagaatatggaaaaaatcgaatttttttcttccCTTGTGATGTAACAAAATTGGACGAATTTGAGggtaaaataatttacttaaaataaataacaatatttttttaaataatattttattcaaagtttgaaCTCATGTTTCCACATCAGACAAATTTAAGAAGTCTTTAGAAGTTTGCAATAAAGTCGacattttcgttaataattcCGGAGTGTTAAATGAAGTTGATTGGACTGGTATGATTGACATAAATTTGGTAagccaaaatgtgaatttatagaatattaatatGGAAAACTACATTAAGTATTTGCAGCATTGTCTTAATAAAatcgaaattcaaataattttgcagAGAGCCCTGATAAAAGGTACGAAATTGGCTCTGGACCACATGGGTACATCAAAACCAAGCGAAGATAAAATTATAGTGAATATGGCTTCTATAGGTGGACTTTCAAAATATGAAGGAAGTGAAGCATTTGCGGTTTACCAAGCCTCCAAATATGGTGTTGTCGGTTTTAGTACTGCTATTAAGGTGCGAATAATATTCCGTACATTGACGTCTCCAACCTATACCGTTGTGTTTGGGCGGTGTACAGCTCACCGTCGCGTTTGGTCGCTGTGCGATTCCGATAAAACCGGCAACGTGCGGTATATTGCTTAGACGCGTCATAGAGAGATACACCACCTAAACGCACTGTGGAGCAGTATACCGCTTAAACGGGACATGGACGGTAAACCACCTAAACGCGCCGTGGAGCGGTACGGAATGGAGTCATTGATAGTTCAAGGATGTCCACGGATAGGTCTCTGACTCGCTTGTCTTCCCCTTCTCCATGCCTTCTGGCACGCTCATTCGCTCTCTGCATAAGGTTGTAAGAGAGGGGATTGCCGAGTGTCAGACTTTAGCTTTTTGCTCTTTCCGTTAAAATCCCTGATatagttgaatataaaattattttaatattaaatatacaaataacATTAGTCACATATACAAATTACtgattttgaaagctttcaaacaTTTAATGTTACTTGATTATTTACATGAAAACTGTTTTTCCGGTAATAGAAAGCATGTGATGACAGaggaattaaacttttaataatttgtcCTGGAGCAGtggaaaaaacaaatgtttttacaaattatttgaaagcgGCTGCGGAAAGTAAACTAGGAGATTTCGTTACACAGacgtaagtaaaatattttggaaattagaaGTATAAGAGGGTGaatgcaaaacttcattttcaaaattccttgacttttctctgattttcccatacaatattttttaattttccttgaacATTTAGaccaagattttttttcaagtaccAGGATTTTAATCTTCTAAGATCTTTGAcatgaaatcttttacaaacgaaataaaaccatttcagattaaaataaaaaaaattaatatttaattatttatttcaacaaaagaaagatGATGGTTTTACTATACcgtcgaaattctgtttaaaaaaatacgactttataacaaaataataaacttcttaacaaaataatttaattttaaaacaaaaatagttaaacttttaatcaaacttttgaatttccaaagaaaagcttaaaatttcaacaattttcaaccaataacattttcaaacaaataattgaaatttttagaagacagttcaatctgcaacaaaaaatatgaattttcaatgcaagaaggCGAATGTTCGGTGTAAATAGAAAAAAtctctataaaatagttgaattttcagaaaaaaatcaaacttcaaCAAAAACCGTTGCATTCTCAGGTGAAAAAGTTGTATATAGTACGTATATAGTGGataagacaatgatatttttcatttgctttatgaacttttttatgtaaaacaaatgaaaaatatcagcgTTTTGaccactatatataaattatatataattttttcacctggagtttcataaaaatagttaaattttaaccaaacagtt
This DNA window, taken from Belonocnema kinseyi isolate 2016_QV_RU_SX_M_011 chromosome 9, B_treatae_v1, whole genome shotgun sequence, encodes the following:
- the LOC117179525 gene encoding 15-hydroxyprostaglandin dehydrogenase [NAD(+)]-like, translated to MKIEGKCALVTGGANGIGLNIVRNLLIRGAKCVVILDLDKEGGTEAKKNLEKEYGKNRIFFFPCDVTKLDEFEDKFKKSLEVCNKVDIFVNNSGVLNEVDWTGMIDINLRALIKGTKLALDHMGTSKPSEDKIIVNMASIGGLSKYEGSEAFAVYQASKYGVVGFSTAIKKACDDRGIKLLIICPGAVEKTNVFTNYLKAAAESKLGDFVTQTPENVGFLIVDLIERNIKETTWVIEDNKTPYAVQFPHYSTVKIASLN